Genomic DNA from Hordeum vulgare subsp. vulgare chromosome 2H, MorexV3_pseudomolecules_assembly, whole genome shotgun sequence:
GTAACCAAACGAGTCTATTGCAGCTCATTTATTTATGAGTATAAAATTCTCCATGAATCATGAACTCACATTAACACTTCGACCTGGAAGCTAAACAAACACATCGGACGCACTGACATGCTGAAGACATCCAGGACCGTAAAACACAAACACAAATCGTCGATGCTCCTTTTATGCAAGCACCCATCATATGCATGAAAGTAAGTCTGCACCTACACGCGCAGGTACATATCAATCTTGAGCACCGCGTTCCTGGTGGTGCTGTTGGCGGAGTGTGTCCGGAGCAGACCGTACCCGGTCGCACCACGGAGGTCGCCGGTGCCGCCCACGATTGGCAGCTCCCTGACACTGTCAAAGATGACGTCCCTGGAGAGTATGGCCACGGAGCTGCCGTTTTGACTCCCTGCCGTGAACACGAAATTGGCGGTGAGCAGCAGCGCGTACTCTGTCATCGATGCGAATTGGAAGAACCCCTGTGCCCTGCCGATGGCGGGGGACGCCGGGTCTGGCCCTTCCGTCAGTAGGTCATCGATGACGTACATGTCGCCGAAGTGGGTGGTGGGGTCGTTGGCCAGCGGCACCACGCCTTTGATGACTTGCACCGCTGTTGCTGGGCTCGACGGCCCGCCGGTGACGATGTCATGCATGTAGAACTTGAGGTGGATCGTCTCCGTTGCCGCTGCCGATGCCATCAGCACGAGGGCGAAGAGGAAAGCCGGTAGGAGCTGCATGGTGTTCTTGATGGCCATGGCTTGTACAAGGATAGGATAGATGTTCACGAGTTGAGTCTATGTTTACACGCTCTGGCTCGAACCCTTTATATAGGCAAACTGGAAAGGACCCGGCGGCAAAGCAACTACTTGGGCAGCTACTTTTACACACAAAGGTGCATTTGGGTGTCATGTTTCTAATATCAAGAAATACTAGAACCATAATTGAATAGTGCAACTAGTTGTGCAGCCATGATGAGCTGGCCCGTGAAGTAGAGCGCAATGATAAGGAGGCATCTATGTAAGTTATGTGAAGTCAACTGTTAGAGATGTAAACTACGTACTTGGGCAGCCATGATGATTGATGAGTTACGTCATGAACAATGAGCACTACATTTTTCTTACAAGGAATAGCTAAGACTACCCGTAGTGGGAATAATTTCACTAGTAACATAGAGTCCAACTCAACAAATTTGCTTATATGGCAATGCTTTAATGTGGAGAGAGATGAATTTACTAACACAGCTAGTTACTCATTCTAGGACAAAATGAGTCTACAACATAATAAATAAAGTGTGGCATGACAACACACATTGTTACTGCTTTGTGGACCTCACACATTTTTTCGAATTTATAAATAAGATGgccgtatgcatcgattgatgcagaggccgggggctcgtttcctccttttcaaaaaaaaacacacacacacacacattgttACTCCCCACTACATAGGTAGTAATTTAGACTAACATATGTATGCATATTACTAGTCTATGTCAACCTGAGATGCAATGAGTTGGTGGATATCACCGGAGATAAAGCCGGCGTACTTGAGTCATGATGTCACATATGGTGAGCCGCTGAGGCACAAGGGCACATACAAGCAGCGTCTCTCTGGCTGCCCAGCCCCCATTCGGCAATGATGGAAATTTAAAATGAGCAACACTATTAAGAATAATGACATTTACACAAATTTTCTAGGTGATGTTCATTTCTTGTTACTTTTGTAgtggtttttatttatttatgttatgcAAATTATGTTTTTGTATATATAATATGCAAATTCTTTCCAATGAGATTCAAGTACGCACTATTAGGAAAAAGTCTACTAGTAGCGCGGGTTAAACAGCTAGTAGTAGCAGGGATGTCCGCGCTACTACTACGGGGCAACACCTAACTGATAGTAATAGCGCGGTGCATCCCGCGCTACTAGTAAATTTGTTAGTAATAGTGCGGGTGCTACATGCGCTACTACTAACTATCTGTGACACTTGTCTGTGACCCGTGCTACTACTATTAATTTGAAACCCCCCAAAAAAATCATGACCCATGCTGGAGAAGAGGGCCACTTCGAGGAGCAGGTCCTATGCACCGTCGGCCGGAGATGGGAAGCAGATAAGGCATCGTCATCTTGTACACCGCCGGATGATAAGGAAACCCATGAGGAGAGGGAAGGGAATGGAATAGCGAATCGCAGATGGGCAAGGGAGTACCTAGCTTCATGAGCAGCGACGCCCGTCCGAAGCACACGAAGAAGAGGAGCTCCATGGAGTCGTCGGCCAAGCAAGAGCGCACGTATGTCCCGGCTAGCGACTGTTGGGACAAGTTGGAGCTCCGGGTCGAAGCCCATGGCGGATTTGCGGGCaggcgccatggccgccgcctgaCCTTCTCGCGGCTCGAGGGGACGGAAGGGTATGGGatgggaggaggagagggtgggtggcggcggcggcagtagaGGAGAGAGCGGGGCCATTAGCGGCGGCGACGGCCAGGTCAAGAGGAGATTGGACGGCCTTGGGTGGCGGCGCCAATGCGTGAGGGGATGGGATGGGAGAAACGAatcggagagagggggagagtgaCGAGAGAGGAGGGATTAGGGGGAGGATATACAGGGACTTCAAGGCTGTTAACCTACCTTGTACTTAGTAGTAGTGAGGGGTAAAAACACGCGCTACTgctatcaacttagtagtagcgcaggTTTATACCCCGCGCTATTACTAATGCATGTGTCCGcactactactatcaacttagtagtagcgaggggtaAAAAGCCGCGCTATATTAAAGTATTTTCAATTCttgtcctcaattattttcaatttttccttcaagtatttgttttctttttcaaccaaatttaacttctcgagaagaatttctatgtggatTGGAATTTCCGATTCAcacacctcctagattaaaaaaaatatgtcacattagtcgtcataattgtcataaacaataaataaaataaatagttataaaatataatatataccacatccgaatcatagacaggacgggggccgacggaggcggataccaaaaccatcatactatataataataataataaaagtaagtaatttatacaagtatgtatctaaatcatacaagtaagaatttttttttcttttgaaaagaagacaagaacaagaggctcaccacggtggtgctcacgACGAGATCGGCGTGGGGCGGTCGACAACGGTGAAGACGGGCACaggacgacaccctacacatgtgcagactctaagaagttaatttgaccatttcaaatgagctaaactaacagtgacacatgaaaggatgaagtagctaaccttttaaaacacttgtggggTTGGTGCACGGTCAAacgtagacaaatattgaggaaaatggagtttggaggtcgagtttggagaggagaaagcttaactagtgtggctcgggcatttcagcgAACACGTcaagtgcatgaactagagtggcaagggtGGCATATGGCATGGGCACACTTCAGCCAAAAAACAAAGGAGAGTGGGCAGGGGCGACGATATATATAGgcagaactttagtcccggtttttgtctaaaaccgggactaatagcctaccctttcatcccggttcgtgccacaaaccgggactaatgatccgcggcacgccacgtgggagtcgctggatctttacTCCCGGGTTtttccccgaaccgggactagtgAGGTGAACCGAAtcgggaccaatgcctggcattggtcccggttttgatttgaaccgggactaatggtcttttggccctcggccgaaagaccctttttctactagtgctactAGTAAGTACCAGTAGCGAGGGATAAAAATTCGTGTTACTAGTAAGCGTCTATCTATAAGCTTTTCCCTGGTAGTAACGTAATAGTATGTAATTTAATGGTATGCAAGCTATTAGTGTGATGCTCTATGTTAAGCATTTATCTGGGAATGTTCAAAACCATTTCAATCGTCTTCTGGTGCATGATTCAAGGCAACAACCTTGTATACTTCAAATTTGTTCGATATTGCTTTCTTTGGAGATCAAATAATCAtctaagtttgttcaaatattgtatatatgtaccaATGTCTTTGAATGTACTTTTCCAATGTTCATGTGTATCTCGTCTAGAAGCTGACCTGAGGGCCGGTGAGCTTCGTGCAATGGTAGTACGTAGGTCCAACTTCAGGTGGAACAAGTTAAACCGTTGTGGAATGAGGGCCAATGAATATCTTCACTAGTGGCTGGGGCGCGCCCTGGGCGCGCCTCCTTTGCGTGACTGAGCGCACCATTCTTGCTGTTGTTTGCTGAGGCATCAGTGTGTGGTGTTCTTTTCAATAGTTTTTTGTCCTGTGGGCAGCACATGATCAATTTATTGAACTCTAGAAAGCAGAGCAATATAATAGAAGTGACAGTATCATCTTATAAAAATAAGTTAGAGCAGTAAAAATGCATTGGTGGCACTGTGGCAGTGCACATTCATAAATTACATCAGGTAACTAAAGATAGCACCGGAGGAGCATCATATGCACGGATAAGATTATATATGAACAAATAAATAGCAGTCTTGCAGCCTAAATAAATGATTACAAAGATGAAGGGTATTTCAAAACAACAGTTGGCGCTGTCAAAAAGTAGGTACAGTTAGAAGGTAAAGTTGACCTTGACGACCATCACCGCCTCGACGGCCGATGACCACAGGCTCGACAGCCACCACGTTGGCAAGCGTATAAGAGTGCTGACCCCTGATCACGTCAAGCTCGTGGAGGCTCAGACCAACCCTGCAGCTTACAGATAGCTGCTAGAGTAATAACTTCAAAGCACTCTTGTTTAGAAAGTGGATTCATTCTCAAATATAGATAGACAAAGTACACATGAAGGTTTATATGTCACCGGACAATTATGTGACCATGACGACAATATACATCTTGATAAGTTGGATGGTGAGGCTAGAAAAATATAAGATTTCTCGGGTTTGGCATACATCCAACCATATTCAGAGTTCCAGTCGGGTCAGAACTCCACTTCAACGCATTGGGCTAGCTAAGTCCAGAAACATGACATCTTGGATAGTTCAACTGGTCAAAATGTAAAGATTTGAAATTAAGATTCAGGATCAAATTAGTTTTCATTTATCAGATATTTTTGTTGTAATTTCAGCATAAGAGGTGTGAAGTACTGTTCGACCCCATTTTTCAGTAACTATCACTACAGTTCTAAAATGAGAGACATTTGAAAACTGCTTCTTTTCTTAGCAGAAAGTCTGAAGTTACGTGTGACTTACCAAGTCGAGCAAGATGTTGGAGACCTTGTAGATCACCGGCAGGTTGGGGTCGTGAAGAAAGGCAAGCCCCTTGGTCGTGACGATGTCGATCTTCATCCTTGTCATCCACAAGAGGGAGCCATTTGGACCTTAATAAGGAAATATGATGTTTCAGGTCAGTTTCCTCCTCTACATTGACCTAGAAATGTAACTTGCAAGTACAAGAAGTTGGTCGGATTATTAATTTTTCAATCTTGATGGCATCGGCAGCCGATGACTGAGACACCATGTTCGTGCGGTGAACGAATTTCCTAAATTCGGAACACTGAAGCCTCAAAATAAATTTTGAATTTTCGGTAATCTCATTTGTTATTCGGAACCTGCAATTAATCATAGTCCTAAATCTTTGTTGCAGCTATCTCTCGAGCATTTCAACAAACAGTAAAACATAGGATGGGCATGAGCGTAGGGCAAACCTGCTAGTCTTGGACTCTTGTATTCTGCATCTGATGCGCCGTGGATGACCTAGACAAGCGTCATAGTAACCAGTGCCTTGACGTTGTAGTCCAGGAAAGTAGTGTAGCACATATGTTTGTATTTATTGTATAGGAAAGAAGAAATATGGACAACTCTTATTACTTTCACAACATTAAATCGATCAGCCGCTGCTCAAGAGCATTGAACGTAAGAACAGTTCCAGCAGCGGTGAGATGTTCTGAGCCCTCGGCTCATGCCGAAGTGTCAATGACTGAGCTTCATCAGTATTTCCTGCCTTCTTCCTCCAAGACAGTTGAATTTTTTTTATGGAAAACAACACAATGTCTTTGTCTTATTAACATATTTACTAATATCCAATTTATTTCACATAACAGATCATTTGAAGGTAACCCCACTAAAACTTCCTAAGCAGACATAAGTACCCTTTAATTAGGAACAACATCAGCAAAGAACACCAAGCTTTGAATGATATATTTTTCACAAATGTCACTGGGGGCTGATAATCTTTGTGCAAAGATGCACAACCCTTTTAATATGAAAAACAAACACTGTGAATACCACAAAAGAGGATGAGAGCCGTAGGCAGGCAATGAATACAATGAATTGAAGCAATCACCTTCCCGATGGCATCTATTTAATAGATCGTAACTCAAGTGGACTGCACGTTTCCCACCGTCCCTACATGGAAAACAGTAGTGATTCAACAAGGTACCACCAACCACAAATGATAACATCATATTTGGAAGTACATACGTGTAGAATATTACCCTCCCGGGTTTACGATTGCTCTCCTTAAAGAATGACAGTAGTAAATCGCTGCAAAAATGCTACGATTTTGAAACACCATCGGCATTGACTACTCTGAATGAACACAAAAGATATCTCATCATACCAACGTGTACAGGGGTGCTCTTCTCAGTTAGAACTCTATAGTTTCTGATTTTAGGCCATTCCATGGAGGCCACCATGCACTCATCACCAATAATGCTAACTGCATTACCGTAATGACAACCATTTGACCTCTTGGTCATCATCAATTAACCATCGATATACATTTACTTTTTTCTGAATCGCTAGTCAAGTACAGGAAAAAATTCTTCAGTTCAGAGGAGTTGTATTCGGCGGTCACACCTGACAGAAGACACCTCGATCTATAGTTAAACTATTCTATGTTGCGTTGTTGCTGATTTCATCTTCTATCTACACTTCGCAAATTTATGTTGCGGAGCTTCACACAAAATTATTATATATACTGCGTAATAATTAATCCTAAAAAAACATCCAAACACCATTCCATCAGCAGCCTAGCACCATAGAGTGTTGACATAAGCAGCCAGCATGGACCGTAGTCTATTTCAAAGAATTGATAACTCATCGGCAACCAATTCAAACGGATCATGGTGTTCCGAGAGCAAGGTGAAATTTTTTCATCAGGGAGTAATAACACACTGTACTTTGCATGATTAGCATTCATATGCATTAACAAAAAAGAGGCTACCTCAAGTGGAGCATTACATTGACCGAACTTATTCTCCAGTGACATATCTTGGAGTGTCACCAAACACTTCTACAACGTTGTTTTTCAAGAAACTAAACACTGTTAGAACATGTCCCTGGATGTGCATGGACGCGGAAAATCTCTCCTTGGGATATAGAGCTGGAAATCTGGGACATTGGGTGTTCTAGAGCATTCATGTCATTGAAGTGATAGGAGAATAGCCTTTGTCTTTGGGACATGCTTGCTGAACATGCAAGTTCCCTAGACGAAGGATGAGTATAACTGATGAAGCTTTATGCAGTCTGTTTGGTCTCAgatctaagattgatatatattttACAAATCATAGCAGCCTTTTTGATAAACTATCTACTATATATTATTCTTTTGGTACATGTAAATGTGTGTGTAACATTTTCTTTTATATTGAAGCGTACTTCCAAGATAAATTCAGTGGTCCAGTGTGAAGTCATAATATGGCCGGCGAAAAACTTCTAGATCCACGAAAAGTACCTTTCTTCTAGTATACTACTACGATTGCTTTTTGCTTGGCTTAGCAAGTGATGTTGGAGGAATCAAGAAGGTACATGAGATGACTATTGAAGGAGGAAGTAAGGATGGGACCTCACCTGGCTGAGGATGTATTGGAAGATGAGGGTTTCCTTCCCACAGGTGACCTCGGCAATCTCCGGCAGCAGGTCCGCGAAGCCATCGCTGGCCGGCGATGCCCGCATTGCAGATACTCTCCTTGCCCCTATAGAAACCCCAACTGCCCCTCTATAGACGAAAGGATTCAGAGAGCACGACGAATCAGCAACGAGCACACACATGGAGCGGCGACGGTGG
This window encodes:
- the LOC123429212 gene encoding dirigent protein 21-like, with product MAIKNTMQLLPAFLFALVLMASAAATETIHLKFYMHDIVTGGPSSPATAVQVIKGVVPLANDPTTHFGDMYVIDDLLTEGPDPASPAIGRAQGFFQFASMTEYALLLTANFVFTAGSQNGSSVAILSRDVIFDSVRELPIVGGTGDLRGATGYGLLRTHSANSTTRNAVLKIDMYLRV